In the Ricinus communis isolate WT05 ecotype wild-type chromosome 3, ASM1957865v1, whole genome shotgun sequence genome, atattataaaattgagcAGTCACTGCAGTTTTCAATTTGCATTTGACCCATTTTtaaaaagcatcatgcaagaagaattttatatatgttataatttttaacaaatattttataaggcacatcttattaatttctttttatacgtttatagaaaaatatactGATAAGGTTAACTTAGCTATAATGAAATGGTAATTAGGTAAATACAATAAGTTTTAACTTATAATATAATGGTTGCTCTCGGCATGGTTAAAAAGCTAAGGTATAATAAAATCCAAACCTCGGGTTTGAATGAGTTTTGGATTTATCCAGGCTTAGCCCAAGTGTAACGGACGACTCGTGGAGGTGCCGAGTATGCTAAACGTGGCAGTTTTCTGAATTCCTAAAGTGCAAAATTCACTAACCGCTTGTCGTCGCTTATGCATTTCAACAAACATTTACTTTGCAAAAACTCTTAACCAGTCACTGGTAGGAGCATGAGCTAATTCAGTTCCAGTCCTTTGATGAGATCTTACAATTCCCGATGAGGAATGTTTATGCAGGTCTCAAGCGTCATCGCCATGCCTCATTTCTATCCAAAAGTAACTaatcttccttcttcttctcctgcttttttttttttttttcagattgaTTTCgcttgtttatttaattatttaaatttagattctAATATTGCATAAACTTGTATGGCTATAAATCATAATAGTTAAACAATTACCATGCTAATGTATATTATCAGTACGTATCATAACATTTAAATATGACACTTACAAGTTAATGTATGTGTTCTTATTGCAGCTTTATGTCGTAACGGTAACGTTTTGTTGATTCTGAGGAATTGTACATCATTAGGTCGCAAAGATATTGATTTCAGAAGGAGACGAGATACTTTGTTTCTGCCATACTTGCAGTTTCAAAGGTTACTAAATGCtgctattatttattatttttagaaggattttatcaaattattactGTGTTTTTAAGTGTGATATTTGGTGCAGATTCTCCACAGGTTTTACTAGTGTACATGGCGAACGGCCATCTGCAGAGTATGCAAAATTGAGGAAGGAATCGCTTGAAAGTGAATTTGGGATAGCTCTTGGTGCTTATAGTTCCAAAAGAGTATCTCTCATGTACCGGTTTGGTCCATTTTTAGCCTTGTATAGAGCAGCTATCATTTCTTTTCATGTGTTGAAGTTAACTCTTTGGCAACTTTTTGTTCGAGACATTAAAAAACGTGCCATCAAggtattatttaacaaatatttGTTAGCTCATGTtgaagaattattttaaatttgtattgtGGAGAAGTAGTAATATAATTCTGGTATTTTGCAACGGTAATTTCAAATTTGTTGCAGTTTCGAGAAACTCTAATCCACTTGGGGCCTTTCTATATCAAGGCAAGTGATGCTGTTATGAAATTGACAAACTCAATTATCATTTTGATTAATGTTATTCCTTTGCTTACAATTAAAGCATGTAACAATTTTGCTGCTTCTTACATATTGCGCATTTTCATGCTAGATTGCTGTGAGACATGCTATCTAGTTCTACTGCATTCTCCTTTATGTGCTGCCTAAAGTATTTATTGCCAGAATCTGCTGACAGTTATTCTGCGACGTCCTTCTGAGAGTTTACATCTGTTATGAGAGGTTCTAAAGGATTGATTGTCTTCTGCACTTGTATTCCCTCTTCAGTGTgtagttattataattttagatgaaAGATGTGAAACTGGATATTACCCTTTGATTTGTTTGTGACCATTAGTCTTCTTGGTGCAATAGGAGTTGAGAGGTTGTGCAAAGGATGGATTAATAATTACTAATATAGCTCTAGAGGTTCATCCTGgcctttatttattaagattgAAGAACTATGCTCCAGAAAATTCCTAACTGGacagaaattttaaatataaagtaaaaatctTCGGCCGCTTCCTGGGTTTGCATTTGTGATCAATCTTGTTTCAATCTGCAGCTTGGTCAGGCTTTGAGCACAAGACCAGATATATTGCCAACTGTGTACTGTCAAGAACTTGCTAAGTTACAGGTAACCGCTTTTCCCTTTCATGAGGCACTTCACTAATGGGTCATATGATCTGATATATGATTTGCATTTAAGATGTTACtttccattttcctttatttttttcgttCTTGCAGTCTTAAGTTTTTCTCTTCTTACTAGGATCAAATACCACCATTTCCTACCGATGTTGCAATTAAATCCATTGAATCCCAGATTGGCGTTCCAATTTCACGAATTTTTTCTAACATTAGTCCGGAGCCTATTGCTTCAGCATCCTTGGGGCAGGTGTATAAAGGTTCGGTACTCTCTTCTAATAAACTGAAACCAAAATCCTCGTTGTAATTAGTATTTGTTTACCCTTTATATGTCTTGGCCGGGCTATTTTTTCCTGTTACTTCATGTTACCAACATGTGGGTGTCAGCGGCGATGTTTATGTTATGGAAGTAACACAATCTAAATCGTGTCATTCATTGCTTCAAGTATTGCAGCTCATCTGCATTCTGGTGAGGTTGTAGCTGTCAAGGTACAGAGACCGGGTATGTCAGTTTTGTTGACCCTTGATGCGCTGTTATTTCATATGATTGGTGGTCAATTAAAGCGTTTTGCGAAGGCCCGCAAGGATCTATTAGTTGCAGTAAATGAGGTGGTGAGTGTTCTATAACTTGTGTGAGAATGCATATGCACACTAATACACACACATCCGCAATTTgcctttcttattttattcagTGCACTGTATTCCTTGGTgctaatttttctcttattgtgctttatttttatcttttttttttataattatttttaataatattgtacATGCTTGACATCTTCAGGTGTATCTTGAATAAACAGGTCAGGCACAtgtttgatgaaattgatTACATCCTAGAGGGGAAAAATGCTGAACGCTTTGCTTCTCTTTATGGCCGTGACCCATGTATGTTATCCATGCTTATAACTAGTGcatttatatttgttagttGAATGCCATTACCTTTTCCTGTATAGAACTTTTAGTGTTCTTATTGTGAATCCAAGTAATTTGTATGCTTACTGATGTTTCCAAACCTGGATTGCTTGGCAAGGCATTTCTTCTTCACTATGAGTTGATAACTAACTATCGTGCCAGTAGCTCATTCTGAACTCCCACCCCTATTAGCCATGTTCTTGCACCTCTCCTTTGACTTGGAGAACTTGCTGACTGGGTTTTAATATTGAGGATAGTTAAGTTTTGTATGTGTATATGAATCTGtcttatttcaaattaagCAACTGTTCGCTGCCTGCTTTCCATGCTTGCATGTGTGGTTGCATTATGTAATTTTGTTGTGTCAGATTGATAGGTTGTCTTGCATTTAATAGGTAACAGCATGCACCAGAAGAAAGCAAAGTCTGTTAAAGTTCCTAAAATTTATTGGGATGCGACCTGCAAGGGTGTGCTTACGATGGAATGGATAGATGGAATCAAACTTACAAATGAAGCAGCACTAAAAAGAGCGGGATTGAACAGAAGGAAACTGATTGACCAGGTAGAACCACAGGGCAGTTTACAAAACAGTTCCTTATGATTTCCTTTTGTTTGTGTTCTCAGTGTCTGCCATATCCATCAGTTATATTGTTGCAGACGATTTTGGCCTCATATACAAACTTAAAATGCTTTTGATTTGGCTTCAAGGGTTTATATTGCTCCTTGAGGCAGTTGCTTGAGGTGGGGTTTTTCCATGCTGATCCACATCCAGGAAACCTTGTTGCTACTGACAGCGGCTTTCTTGCATATTTTGACTTTGGAATGATGGGGGATATTCCTCGCCATTACCGTGTGGGACTCATTCAAATGGTAATATATCTGTTTGGTTGATATCTGTAGACAGCacaactttttttctttggtttgTATGTGCGACAGTGTGAGGCTTTCTTTGACTAATTGAGAAGAACTTTAGCATCCATGTATCACATTCTATTGGTATTAAAGA is a window encoding:
- the LOC8265224 gene encoding uncharacterized protein slr1919 encodes the protein MRNVYAGLKRHRHASFLSKTLCRNGNVLLILRNCTSLGRKDIDFRRRRDTLFLPYLQFQRFSTGFTSVHGERPSAEYAKLRKESLESEFGIALGAYSSKRVSLMYRFGPFLALYRAAIISFHVLKLTLWQLFVRDIKKRAIKFRETLIHLGPFYIKLGQALSTRPDILPTVYCQELAKLQDQIPPFPTDVAIKSIESQIGVPISRIFSNISPEPIASASLGQVYKAHLHSGEVVAVKVQRPGMSVLLTLDALLFHMIGGQLKRFAKARKDLLVAVNEVVRHMFDEIDYILEGKNAERFASLYGRDPCNSMHQKKAKSVKVPKIYWDATCKGVLTMEWIDGIKLTNEAALKRAGLNRRKLIDQGLYCSLRQLLEVGFFHADPHPGNLVATDSGFLAYFDFGMMGDIPRHYRVGLIQMLVHFVNRDSLGLANDFLSLGFIPEGVDIQSVSDALQASFGDGTRQSRDFEAIMNQLYDIMYEFDFSLPPDYALVIRALGSLEGTAKVLDPNFKVIESAYPFVIGRLLADPNPDMRRILRQLLICNDGSIRWNRLERLILAISEQASESTGEAPKSEEDLTNPFGWKSFDMRSVVGATEDLLLFILSEKGWRVRVFLIRDLIKVVDAFLEDEVVGCISDEKYEASEASKSESHSMVMRVVDGFQYLRQAVKLAPEMWTVMLIRLTLKPESRAFTLDIISALTLHLSHKLPENFWNSMSKILHKLERNYRFDDKRKNP